A genomic window from Lineus longissimus chromosome 17, tnLinLong1.2, whole genome shotgun sequence includes:
- the LOC135501163 gene encoding protein SCAI-like isoform X1: MVIGGREFSLDRASSITKVNMSVDVPMDEHERKVVNEFCHLLEKSKQLFNGLRDLPQYGHKQWQSYFGRTFDVYTKLWKFQQQNRQILDLKYGLKRWQIGEIASKIGQLYYHYYLRTSETNYLNESFSFYSAIRMRAYYSKANKEDSRPDLMVKKLRYYARFIVVCLLLKKMKLVRDLVRELAKQIDDYTAIYEPEDQLEWSMVLGEIRAFIEADALVNVVDLDSSTIILSHRLTPLNTPPLEKGTPVYLTLQEILIVGNCHDQVKFSELTLDMFRMLQTLEREPQEDLNNQLYDASPAPGRPPFGLSLGVSFGGENGDRINKRDNPHKYLLYKPTFSQLNAFLASGFKELPPNGAMLLYISADGSLRNTKHGDDPAYDYGGVITNSRREVDVSNKNKRPGNLRDMHCVHPGDLYPYTRKPLFIVVDSDNSSAYQGFPNFFGQPVLCLLSPEQVPTTMQGMRFRSTSSILQGQDQHQKGNLFTLFMHSPLTAFCFICNIIDVPIAIWEKCQTQVDKFLAEASKMVTRSRTIDHTFIQFFGDDFLRLLILRFIFCYVLLRLHRGFKGPNYYPSCHPRLPENEILDHPLLHKIILDLASVLEVRGLFADLGETD; the protein is encoded by the exons ATGGTTATTGGGGGACGTGAATTTTCCCTCGACAGAGCCTCCAGCATAACCAAAGTAAACATGTCGGTGGATGTTCCAATGGATGAACACGAAAGAAAGGTTGTCAATGAATTTTGTCATCTTCTGGAGAAGTCCAAGCAACTGTTCAATGGACTGAG AGACCTTCCCCAGTACGGTCATAAACAATGGCAGTCCTACTTTGGCCGCACATTTGACGTCTACACAAAACTATGGAAGTTTCAGCAACAGAATCG GCAAATTTTGGACTTGAAATACGGGTTAAAACGATGGCAAATTGGAGAGATCGCGTCAAAAATAGGGCAGCTCTATTACCATTACTA TCTCAGAACCAGCGAAACGAATTACTTAAACGAATCGTTTTCATTTTACTCTGCCATTCGAATGCGAGCATACTATTCGAAAGCTAACAAAGAAGACAGCCGACCCGACCTGATGGTGAAGAAGCTCCGTTATTATGCAAGATTTATCGTCGTGTGTTTACTGCTCAAGAAAATGAAGTTGGTTCGGGACCTCGTCAGA gAATTGGCCAAACAGATAGATGACTACACTGCCATCTATGAACCAGAGGATCAGCTAGAATGGTCAATGGTCCTGGGCGAGATTCGAGCATTTATAGAG GCTGATGCATTAGTTAATGTGGTTGATTTAGATTCCTCCACGATCATTCTGTCTCATCGACTGACGCCCCTCAATACTCCTCCACTAGAGAAGGGCACGCCTGTCTACCTTACGCTACAAGAAATACTCATTGTCGGAAACTGCCATGACCAG GTGAAATTCAGTGAGTTGACATTGGATATGTTCCGGATGTTACAAACCCTAGAACGTGAACCACAAGAAGATTTAAATAACCAACTTTACGACGCCTCCCCTGCCCCGGGGCGACCACCATTTGGGCTCAGCCTTGGGGTTAGTTTTGGCGGG GAGAACGGAGATCGCATCAACAAACGTGACAACCCCCACAAATATCTGCTCTACAAACCAACATTCAGCCAGCTCAACGCTTTCCTCGCCTCTGGCTTCAAGGAGCTCCCGCCAAACGGAGCCATGTTGTTGTATATCTCGGCTGACGGGTCGTTACGCAATACCAAGCATGGTGATGATC CTGCTTATGATTATGGCGGAGTTATCACAAATAGTCGACGAGAGGTGGACGTCTCCAATAAAAATAAACGGCCAGGAAATCTTCGAGATATGCATTG TGTTCATCCTGGCGACCTCTATCCATACACAAGAAAACCTCTCTTCATCGTCGTGGATAGTGACAACAGCTCAGCCTACCAGGGTTTTCCCAACTTCTTCGGCCAGCCAGTGCTGTGTCTATTATCACCAGAGCAAGTCCCAACAACGATGCAGG GAATGAGATTTCGGTCCACGTCCTCTATACTGCAAGGTCAAG ATCAGCATCAGAAGGGCAACCTGTTCACCCTGTTCATGCACAGTCCCCTCACAGCATTCTGCTTCATCTGTAACATCATCGATGTACCCATCGCCATATGGGAAAAGTGCCAGACTCAGGTCGATAAGTTCCTGGCAGAGGCGAGCAAAATGGTCACAAGGTCACGGACAATAG ATCACACATTCATTCAATTCTTCGGTGACGATTTCCTCCGCCTCCTCATCCTGAGGTTCATCTTCTGTTATGTCCTGCTACGACTACACAGAGGGTTCAAG GGTCCCAACTACTACCCAAGTTGTCACCCACGTCTACCAGAAAATGAGATTCTGGACCATCCGTTACTGCATAAAATCATCTTAGACCTGGCGAGCGTGTTGGAGGTTCGTGGACTATTCGCAGACCTAGGAGAAACGGATTGA
- the LOC135501163 gene encoding protein SCAI-like isoform X2, giving the protein MVIGGREFSLDRASSITKVNMSVDVPMDEHERKVVNEFCHLLEKSKQLFNGLRDLPQYGHKQWQSYFGRTFDVYTKLWKFQQQNRQILDLKYGLKRWQIGEIASKIGQLYYHYYLRTSETNYLNESFSFYSAIRMRAYYSKANKEDSRPDLMVKKLRYYARFIVVCLLLKKMKLVRDLVRELAKQIDDYTAIYEPEDQLEWSMVLGEIRAFIEADALVNVVDLDSSTIILSHRLTPLNTPPLEKGTPVYLTLQEILIVGNCHDQVKFSELTLDMFRMLQTLEREPQEDLNNQLYDASPAPGRPPFGLSLGVSFGGENGDRINKRDNPHKYLLYKPTFSQLNAFLASGFKELPPNGAMLLYISADGSLRNTKHGDDPAYDYGGVITNSRREVDVSNKNKRPGNLRDMHCVHPGDLYPYTRKPLFIVVDSDNSSAYQGFPNFFGQPVLCLLSPEQVPTTMQDQHQKGNLFTLFMHSPLTAFCFICNIIDVPIAIWEKCQTQVDKFLAEASKMVTRSRTIDHTFIQFFGDDFLRLLILRFIFCYVLLRLHRGFKGPNYYPSCHPRLPENEILDHPLLHKIILDLASVLEVRGLFADLGETD; this is encoded by the exons ATGGTTATTGGGGGACGTGAATTTTCCCTCGACAGAGCCTCCAGCATAACCAAAGTAAACATGTCGGTGGATGTTCCAATGGATGAACACGAAAGAAAGGTTGTCAATGAATTTTGTCATCTTCTGGAGAAGTCCAAGCAACTGTTCAATGGACTGAG AGACCTTCCCCAGTACGGTCATAAACAATGGCAGTCCTACTTTGGCCGCACATTTGACGTCTACACAAAACTATGGAAGTTTCAGCAACAGAATCG GCAAATTTTGGACTTGAAATACGGGTTAAAACGATGGCAAATTGGAGAGATCGCGTCAAAAATAGGGCAGCTCTATTACCATTACTA TCTCAGAACCAGCGAAACGAATTACTTAAACGAATCGTTTTCATTTTACTCTGCCATTCGAATGCGAGCATACTATTCGAAAGCTAACAAAGAAGACAGCCGACCCGACCTGATGGTGAAGAAGCTCCGTTATTATGCAAGATTTATCGTCGTGTGTTTACTGCTCAAGAAAATGAAGTTGGTTCGGGACCTCGTCAGA gAATTGGCCAAACAGATAGATGACTACACTGCCATCTATGAACCAGAGGATCAGCTAGAATGGTCAATGGTCCTGGGCGAGATTCGAGCATTTATAGAG GCTGATGCATTAGTTAATGTGGTTGATTTAGATTCCTCCACGATCATTCTGTCTCATCGACTGACGCCCCTCAATACTCCTCCACTAGAGAAGGGCACGCCTGTCTACCTTACGCTACAAGAAATACTCATTGTCGGAAACTGCCATGACCAG GTGAAATTCAGTGAGTTGACATTGGATATGTTCCGGATGTTACAAACCCTAGAACGTGAACCACAAGAAGATTTAAATAACCAACTTTACGACGCCTCCCCTGCCCCGGGGCGACCACCATTTGGGCTCAGCCTTGGGGTTAGTTTTGGCGGG GAGAACGGAGATCGCATCAACAAACGTGACAACCCCCACAAATATCTGCTCTACAAACCAACATTCAGCCAGCTCAACGCTTTCCTCGCCTCTGGCTTCAAGGAGCTCCCGCCAAACGGAGCCATGTTGTTGTATATCTCGGCTGACGGGTCGTTACGCAATACCAAGCATGGTGATGATC CTGCTTATGATTATGGCGGAGTTATCACAAATAGTCGACGAGAGGTGGACGTCTCCAATAAAAATAAACGGCCAGGAAATCTTCGAGATATGCATTG TGTTCATCCTGGCGACCTCTATCCATACACAAGAAAACCTCTCTTCATCGTCGTGGATAGTGACAACAGCTCAGCCTACCAGGGTTTTCCCAACTTCTTCGGCCAGCCAGTGCTGTGTCTATTATCACCAGAGCAAGTCCCAACAACGATGCAGG ATCAGCATCAGAAGGGCAACCTGTTCACCCTGTTCATGCACAGTCCCCTCACAGCATTCTGCTTCATCTGTAACATCATCGATGTACCCATCGCCATATGGGAAAAGTGCCAGACTCAGGTCGATAAGTTCCTGGCAGAGGCGAGCAAAATGGTCACAAGGTCACGGACAATAG ATCACACATTCATTCAATTCTTCGGTGACGATTTCCTCCGCCTCCTCATCCTGAGGTTCATCTTCTGTTATGTCCTGCTACGACTACACAGAGGGTTCAAG GGTCCCAACTACTACCCAAGTTGTCACCCACGTCTACCAGAAAATGAGATTCTGGACCATCCGTTACTGCATAAAATCATCTTAGACCTGGCGAGCGTGTTGGAGGTTCGTGGACTATTCGCAGACCTAGGAGAAACGGATTGA
- the LOC135501617 gene encoding phosphatidylinositol polyphosphate 5-phosphatase type IV-like isoform X2, which produces MELIGSEETDTPRTAAKKKKSALSRFAARKKKGSDGESDYGSKGSLGLVGDDESTRGSNIDFGVRPSPSPRFTSSSRYGEDQTDADFGGMKTGTVGYQPKVGISPRLDNPLQYQDVDMLKAGADVTDSGYTRNYDRSGITPLEYSSNTNNTGPIPNQRSVRTPSENTLERFQSLNVEAGSSFDASYKGEKRNRDQNSSTEEVDPETGHSRKLTAGDAIGESHSDDYRSRPSPRHPSPSPNNGGFDYGAAAVSASAAAAEEMEVENDSDDSGNVDFGDTNNEILGMLEKHEEAEKAGTPDPFAAYMTKNTNELNEEDPETQEIHDHYRHLLTSTPTNERRVDQVARQSDRAGPSPLASERPFNPQGRPYTPQRPSNLSMTATSSFGSDTFDTTFSKTSRMQRALSQTGSAGQALDSMSQRSYSTTCSLAPISTKTARERSFLVGSINSNSMLGNEELMRCFPDKKMKVYVATWNVAEKDPKDLPKSLNDFLLPETVDFMPDLCVIGSQESCPDRREWEIRLQETLGPSHVLFHSASHGSLTLAVFIRRDLIWFCSVPEDDHLSTRTAVRTKGSVGISFTVFGTSFLFINSHFKYDGKLAMRLEDYSKTIAGLKLPKPDVDWHGTKADDVTARFDAVFWNGDMNFRIERDRHIVDNVMDAIKAKRHPNYEDLLVGDELLKARNEGKAFAKFLEGRINFAPTYKFDIGTDDYDTSPTLRIPSYTDRILFRSRKKHGIVCHHYDTVDTIKTSDHRPVYGLYEVDVRPGRDNIPLAAGNFNRDVYLEANNRRAQHLETDPVPLPKSQKASGVCNIQ; this is translated from the exons ATGGAGTTAATAGGCTCTGAAGAAACAGACACACCAAGAACTGCTGCCAAAAAGAAAAAGTCTGCCTTGTCAAGATTTGCTGCCCGAAAGAAGAAGGGTTCCGATGGAGAGAGCGATTATGGGTCAAAAGGTTCTTTAGGTTTAGTAGGCGATGATGAGTCCACTAGAGGCTCAAATATTGACTTTGGAGTGAGGCCTAGTCCGTCTCCTCGATTCACTAGCTCATCGCGGTATGGGGAGGATCAAACTGATGCTGATTTTGGAGGCATGAAAACAGGAACAGTCGGTTATCAGCCAAAAGTCGGCATTTCACCAAGACTTGACAATCCTTTGCAGTATCAAGATGTTGACATGCTGAAGGCTGGTGCTGATGTGACAGACTCTGGGTACACCAGAAACTATGATAGGTCTGGCATTACTCCATTAGAATATTCTTCAAATACCAACAATACTGGTCCAATTCCAAACCAACGATCAGTACGAACTCCTTCAGAAAATACACTTGAGAGATTTCAGTCATTAAACGTAGAGGCAGGTTCCTCATTCGATGCAAGTTATAAGGGTGAAAAACGAAACCGCGATCAAAATTCATCAACTGAAGAAGTTGATCCTGAGACTGGGCATTCACGGAAGCTTACAGCAGGAGATGCTATTGGTGAAAGCCATTCAGATGACTACAGGAGCAGACCATCACCGAGACatccatcaccatcaccaaatAATGGTGGTTTTGATTACGGTGCAGCAGCAGTGAGTgcttctgctgctgctgctgaggAAATGGAagttgaaaatgatagtgaTGACTCTGGAAATGTAGACTTTGGTGATacaaataatgaaattttaGGTATGTTAGAAAAACATGAAGAAGCTGAAAAGGCTGGTACACCGGATCCTTTTGCCGCATATATGACAAAAAATACTAACGAATTGAATGAGGAGGACCCAGAGACACAAGAAATCCATGATCATTATCGACATTTGTTGACGAGTACACCTACTAATGAGCGGAGAGTGGACCAGGTGGCGCGACAGTCTGACAGAGCTGGCCCGTCCCCCTTGGCCTCTGAACGTCCATTCAACCCGCAAGGGCGTCCATACACGCCACAACGCCCGTCCAATTTGTCCATGACTGCTACAAGTTCTTTCGGGAGTGATACTTTTGATACCACGTTTTCTAAGACTTCACGGATGCAGCGTGCATTGTCTCAGACAGGTTCCGCTGGTCAGGCTCTTGATTCTATGTCACAAAGATCCTACTCGACTACCTGCTCACTTGCACCGATATCTACAAAGACGGCTAGAGAAAG GAGCTTCCTAGTTGGTAGCATCAACTCAAACTCGATGCTTGGTAATGAGGAACTGATGAGGTGTTTTCCAGACAAGAAGATGAAAGTTTATGTGGCAACATGGAATGTTGCTGAGAAAGATCCGAAG GATTTGCCAAAATCACTCAACGACTTCCTGCTACCAGAGACAGTTGATTTCATGCCTGACCTGTGTGTGATTGGCTCTCAAGAGTCTTGCCCCGACCGACGAGAGTGGGAGATCAGGCTACAGGAGACACTCGGTCCATCACATGTCCTGTTCCATTCAGCTTCTCATGGCTCTCTCACATTGGCTGTGTTCATTCGTAGAGATCTCATTTGGTTTTGCTCTG TGCCCGAAGACGATCACTTATCGACTCGTACCGCAGTCCGTACCAAGGGTAGTGTTGGTATCAGCTTCACAGTATTTGGGACTTCTTTCCTATTCATCAATTCTCATTTTAAAT ATGATGGCAAGCTAGCCATGAGGTTGGAAGATTACAGCAAGACGATCGCAGGGCTCAAATTACCAAAGCCTGATGTTGATTGGCATGGGACTAAAG CTGATGATGTGACAGCACGCTTTGATGCCGTCTTCTGGAACGGTGATATGAACTTCCGCATCGAGAGAGACCGCCACATTGTGGACAATGTGATGGATGCGATCAAGGCTAAGCGACACCCGAATTATGAAGATTTGCTCGTTGGTGATGAGTTACTGAAGGCAAGAAATGAAG GAAAAGCATTTGCCAAGTTTCTGGAGGGTCGTATCAATTTCGCACCAACATATAAATTTGACATCGGTACAGATGATTATGACACATCACCTACTCTTAGGATACCATCTTATACT GATCGTATTCTGTTCCGCTCCAGAAAGAAGCATGGTATTGTTTGCCATCACTACGACACTGTGGATACCATCAAGACTTCTGATCATCGGCCAGTTTATGGTCTCTATGAGGTCGATGTTAGACCTGGACGTGACAA TATCCCTTTGGCAGCTGGGAACTTCAATCGTGATGTGTATTTAGAAGCCAACAACCGACGTGCCCAACATTTAGAAACCGATCCAGTGCCTCTCCCGAAATCACAGAAAGCAAGTGGTGTATGCAACATTCAATAG
- the LOC135501617 gene encoding phosphatidylinositol polyphosphate 5-phosphatase type IV-like isoform X1, whose amino-acid sequence MELIGSEETDTPRTAAKKKKSALSRFAARKKKGSDGESDYGSKGSLGLVGDDESTRGSNIDFGVRPSPSPRFTSSSRYGEDQTDADFGGMKTGTVGYQPKVGISPRLDNPLQYQDVDMLKAGADVTDSGYTRNYDRSGITPLEYSSNTNNTGPIPNQRSVRTPSENTLERFQSLNVEAGSSFDASYKGEKRNRDQNSSTEEVDPETGHSRKLTAGDAIGESHSDDYRSRPSPRHPSPSPNNGGFDYGAAAVSASAAAAEEMEVENDSDDSGNVDFGDTNNEILGMLEKHEEAEKAGTPDPFAAYMTKNTNELNEEDPETQEIHDHYRHLLTSTPTNERRVDQVARQSDRAGPSPLASERPFNPQGRPYTPQRPSNLSMTATSSFGSDTFDTTFSKTSRMQRALSQTGSAGQALDSMSQRSYSTTCSLAPISTKTARERSFLVGSINSNSMLGNEELMRCFPDKKMKVYVATWNVAEKDPKDLPKSLNDFLLPETVDFMPDLCVIGSQESCPDRREWEIRLQETLGPSHVLFHSASHGSLTLAVFIRRDLIWFCSVPEDDHLSTRTAVRTKGSVGISFTVFGTSFLFINSHFKSDDGKLAMRLEDYSKTIAGLKLPKPDVDWHGTKADDVTARFDAVFWNGDMNFRIERDRHIVDNVMDAIKAKRHPNYEDLLVGDELLKARNEGKAFAKFLEGRINFAPTYKFDIGTDDYDTSPTLRIPSYTDRILFRSRKKHGIVCHHYDTVDTIKTSDHRPVYGLYEVDVRPGRDNIPLAAGNFNRDVYLEANNRRAQHLETDPVPLPKSQKASGVCNIQ is encoded by the exons ATGGAGTTAATAGGCTCTGAAGAAACAGACACACCAAGAACTGCTGCCAAAAAGAAAAAGTCTGCCTTGTCAAGATTTGCTGCCCGAAAGAAGAAGGGTTCCGATGGAGAGAGCGATTATGGGTCAAAAGGTTCTTTAGGTTTAGTAGGCGATGATGAGTCCACTAGAGGCTCAAATATTGACTTTGGAGTGAGGCCTAGTCCGTCTCCTCGATTCACTAGCTCATCGCGGTATGGGGAGGATCAAACTGATGCTGATTTTGGAGGCATGAAAACAGGAACAGTCGGTTATCAGCCAAAAGTCGGCATTTCACCAAGACTTGACAATCCTTTGCAGTATCAAGATGTTGACATGCTGAAGGCTGGTGCTGATGTGACAGACTCTGGGTACACCAGAAACTATGATAGGTCTGGCATTACTCCATTAGAATATTCTTCAAATACCAACAATACTGGTCCAATTCCAAACCAACGATCAGTACGAACTCCTTCAGAAAATACACTTGAGAGATTTCAGTCATTAAACGTAGAGGCAGGTTCCTCATTCGATGCAAGTTATAAGGGTGAAAAACGAAACCGCGATCAAAATTCATCAACTGAAGAAGTTGATCCTGAGACTGGGCATTCACGGAAGCTTACAGCAGGAGATGCTATTGGTGAAAGCCATTCAGATGACTACAGGAGCAGACCATCACCGAGACatccatcaccatcaccaaatAATGGTGGTTTTGATTACGGTGCAGCAGCAGTGAGTgcttctgctgctgctgctgaggAAATGGAagttgaaaatgatagtgaTGACTCTGGAAATGTAGACTTTGGTGATacaaataatgaaattttaGGTATGTTAGAAAAACATGAAGAAGCTGAAAAGGCTGGTACACCGGATCCTTTTGCCGCATATATGACAAAAAATACTAACGAATTGAATGAGGAGGACCCAGAGACACAAGAAATCCATGATCATTATCGACATTTGTTGACGAGTACACCTACTAATGAGCGGAGAGTGGACCAGGTGGCGCGACAGTCTGACAGAGCTGGCCCGTCCCCCTTGGCCTCTGAACGTCCATTCAACCCGCAAGGGCGTCCATACACGCCACAACGCCCGTCCAATTTGTCCATGACTGCTACAAGTTCTTTCGGGAGTGATACTTTTGATACCACGTTTTCTAAGACTTCACGGATGCAGCGTGCATTGTCTCAGACAGGTTCCGCTGGTCAGGCTCTTGATTCTATGTCACAAAGATCCTACTCGACTACCTGCTCACTTGCACCGATATCTACAAAGACGGCTAGAGAAAG GAGCTTCCTAGTTGGTAGCATCAACTCAAACTCGATGCTTGGTAATGAGGAACTGATGAGGTGTTTTCCAGACAAGAAGATGAAAGTTTATGTGGCAACATGGAATGTTGCTGAGAAAGATCCGAAG GATTTGCCAAAATCACTCAACGACTTCCTGCTACCAGAGACAGTTGATTTCATGCCTGACCTGTGTGTGATTGGCTCTCAAGAGTCTTGCCCCGACCGACGAGAGTGGGAGATCAGGCTACAGGAGACACTCGGTCCATCACATGTCCTGTTCCATTCAGCTTCTCATGGCTCTCTCACATTGGCTGTGTTCATTCGTAGAGATCTCATTTGGTTTTGCTCTG TGCCCGAAGACGATCACTTATCGACTCGTACCGCAGTCCGTACCAAGGGTAGTGTTGGTATCAGCTTCACAGTATTTGGGACTTCTTTCCTATTCATCAATTCTCATTTTAAAT CAGATGATGGCAAGCTAGCCATGAGGTTGGAAGATTACAGCAAGACGATCGCAGGGCTCAAATTACCAAAGCCTGATGTTGATTGGCATGGGACTAAAG CTGATGATGTGACAGCACGCTTTGATGCCGTCTTCTGGAACGGTGATATGAACTTCCGCATCGAGAGAGACCGCCACATTGTGGACAATGTGATGGATGCGATCAAGGCTAAGCGACACCCGAATTATGAAGATTTGCTCGTTGGTGATGAGTTACTGAAGGCAAGAAATGAAG GAAAAGCATTTGCCAAGTTTCTGGAGGGTCGTATCAATTTCGCACCAACATATAAATTTGACATCGGTACAGATGATTATGACACATCACCTACTCTTAGGATACCATCTTATACT GATCGTATTCTGTTCCGCTCCAGAAAGAAGCATGGTATTGTTTGCCATCACTACGACACTGTGGATACCATCAAGACTTCTGATCATCGGCCAGTTTATGGTCTCTATGAGGTCGATGTTAGACCTGGACGTGACAA TATCCCTTTGGCAGCTGGGAACTTCAATCGTGATGTGTATTTAGAAGCCAACAACCGACGTGCCCAACATTTAGAAACCGATCCAGTGCCTCTCCCGAAATCACAGAAAGCAAGTGGTGTATGCAACATTCAATAG
- the LOC135501164 gene encoding transmembrane protein 141-like yields MNDLTKVKETYSKKFPHYESYAKCQSRAFMAGMATFLVSGAGVYGLQELLQKKLPYGRQTFLLPTIIIASITSYSVTRLRTKACQNMWMVMEDKHSNLGSENEEQILDPKG; encoded by the exons ATCTAACAAAGGTCAAGGAGACTTATTCTAAGAAGTTCCCT CACTATGAAAGCTATGCGAAGTGTCAGTCAAGAGCATTCATGGCAGGGATGGCCACATTTCTCGTCA GTGGTGCTGGTGTCTACGGCCTCCAGGAACTCCTCCAAAAGAAGTTACCATACGGACGACAGACGTTCCTTCTCCCGACGATCATTATCGCATCGATCACTTCCTACTCTGTGACACGGCTACGGACGAAAGCTTGCCAGAATATGTGGATGGTAATGGAAGATAAACATTCTAACCTGGGCTCAGAGAATGAAG AACAAATCTTGGATCCAAAGGGATGA